TGCTAGTAAAAACACGCTTTTTAACGGAAGGCTGTATTCTCTCCAAAGAAATTAGAGGGCTCGCCGACCGCCCCATCATGTATGAAAAAACAATATTGACGGCTGAGTCAATCGAGGCTTTGCAGGCGTTTTTAATTTCGGAGGTTAGCGTTGAAAAAACGTTGATTAATGGAAAAAAATTTTTACCGAAAGAAGTGATAGACCCGGAATTGGATGAATTGGAAGAGTCGTCCGATTTTACGGAATTGTATCTTAAGGCCGTTCAAACCTATAAGCGACTATTCAGGAACTGGCAAGCAGGCAGCAAGGTGGAGGTGGCCATGATCCGTTTAATCATCATCCCACTAGTGGATAAAGCACTGGAGGATCCATCCAACATTTTAATGCTGCACCATTACAGCAATAAAGAGGATTACACCTTTCACCATGCGATTTCCATCGGTTTAATAGGTAGCTATATTGCATCTAAAATGAAATACAGCAAGGCTGACGTCTACCAGGTGGCCATTGGCGGATGTCTTGCAGATTGTGGGATGTCAAAGCTCGCTCCACGGTTACTGAATAAGATGGAAGAATTAACTGCCGAGGATTACGAGGAGATTCACAAACATCCCATCTTCAGCTATAAAATGATAAAAGATAGCTCCATCATAAAGGACAGTGTAAAGATCGCGATACTTGAGCATCATGGAAGGCTCGATGGGACGGGTTATCCAAAAAGTCTGAATGCCAAGCCGATGAACTTATTTTCAAAGATCATTGCAGTGGCAGACGTCTTTCATGCGATGACCTCCGAAAGGACATATAGGAAGAAACAGTCGCCATTCAGAGTGTTGGAAATGATTTTACATGATGATTTCGGTAAGTTTGATATTGAAGTAGTGAAAACCTTGTTATCAAGCTTCTCCAGCTTTTCCATAGGAAGCAGGGTCAAGCTGAACAATGGCTTTATTGCAGAAATCATTTTCATTGATGCCAGTAACCAAACAAGGCCGATCGTCAAATTGAAAGATAGTGAAGAAATCATTAATTTAAGTCTGAC
This genomic stretch from Peribacillus muralis harbors:
- a CDS encoding HD-GYP domain-containing protein gives rise to the protein MLVKTRFLTEGCILSKEIRGLADRPIMYEKTILTAESIEALQAFLISEVSVEKTLINGKKFLPKEVIDPELDELEESSDFTELYLKAVQTYKRLFRNWQAGSKVEVAMIRLIIIPLVDKALEDPSNILMLHHYSNKEDYTFHHAISIGLIGSYIASKMKYSKADVYQVAIGGCLADCGMSKLAPRLLNKMEELTAEDYEEIHKHPIFSYKMIKDSSIIKDSVKIAILEHHGRLDGTGYPKSLNAKPMNLFSKIIAVADVFHAMTSERTYRKKQSPFRVLEMILHDDFGKFDIEVVKTLLSSFSSFSIGSRVKLNNGFIAEIIFIDASNQTRPIVKLKDSEEIINLSLTRDLYIEEIL